One genomic window of Nitrosomonas sp. Is35 includes the following:
- the fabD gene encoding ACP S-malonyltransferase, which translates to MKFAFVFPGQGSQSVGMMNGYSDLPVIQEAFQEASDILKQDLWSMVVNGPADDLNLTINTQPLMLTAGIAVYRAWGSLGGEPPALMAGHSLGEYTALVASEALSFADALALVRFRAQAMQQAVPEGVGGMAAILGLDDEIIETICRDITSQNSEESLEPANFNSPGQIVIAGHKNAIVQGIELAKSKGAKRAIMLPMSIPSHCSLMKPAADSMRQQLDHVTMQPPRIPVLHNADVKTHSDTADIKEILIRQLTSPVRWVDTVKAFAANGVTHVVECGPGKVLAGLNKRIDPNLQQLSLTDGEAVKQAINHLRT; encoded by the coding sequence ATGAAATTTGCATTTGTATTTCCGGGCCAAGGATCGCAATCCGTCGGCATGATGAATGGGTACAGCGATTTACCCGTCATTCAGGAAGCCTTTCAAGAAGCGTCCGATATCCTTAAGCAGGATCTTTGGTCCATGGTCGTTAACGGCCCGGCGGATGATCTCAATCTGACGATCAATACCCAACCGCTCATGCTGACCGCAGGGATCGCAGTGTACCGCGCCTGGGGAAGTCTGGGCGGCGAGCCACCGGCATTGATGGCCGGGCATAGCTTGGGTGAATATACCGCGCTGGTCGCCTCGGAAGCATTGAGTTTTGCCGATGCCTTGGCATTGGTGCGTTTTCGCGCACAAGCCATGCAACAAGCCGTGCCGGAAGGTGTTGGCGGCATGGCGGCGATTTTGGGACTGGACGATGAAATCATCGAAACCATCTGCCGTGATATCACCAGTCAAAACAGTGAAGAATCGCTTGAACCGGCCAACTTCAATTCACCGGGACAAATCGTCATCGCCGGGCATAAGAATGCCATTGTGCAGGGAATCGAACTGGCCAAATCCAAGGGAGCGAAACGCGCCATCATGCTGCCCATGAGCATCCCGTCGCACTGCTCGTTGATGAAACCGGCGGCTGACAGCATGCGGCAGCAGCTAGACCATGTGACCATGCAACCGCCGCGCATCCCGGTTCTACATAATGCCGATGTAAAAACGCATAGCGATACCGCGGATATCAAAGAAATTCTGATTCGCCAGCTCACCAGCCCTGTACGCTGGGTGGATACCGTCAAAGCGTTTGCCGCCAACGGCGTTACGCATGTTGTTGAATGCGGCCCGGGAAAAGTATTGGCCGGACTCAACAAACGCATTGACCCAAACCTGCAGCAGCTATCGCTGACAGATGGTGAAGCCGTCAAACAAGCGATTAACCATTTAAGGACATAG
- a CDS encoding ZIP family metal transporter, producing MSTLTWIITASLLGGILSLLFAAILALNARISWLSMLVSYAIGALLGAAFLNTLPEALEHSDDPKQITLIVLLGILVFFILEKLVLWRHCHLEDCEAHDLSHAPVAAVSSAAGHHGHDHDHGRSGMMVIVGDTFHNFVDGILIAAAFMVDVQLGIVTSIAIIAHEIPQEAGDFIILLNSGYTRRMAFLMNLLSSFATLVGGVLAYFMLHNMNFLVQPLLAIASASMIYVAMSDLIPGLHKRPEIHATIQQVTLILLGIASIWIMGGFFPHD from the coding sequence ATGTCGACGCTGACCTGGATCATTACCGCCAGCTTGCTGGGCGGGATATTGAGTTTACTATTTGCCGCAATATTGGCACTCAATGCCCGGATATCGTGGCTTTCCATGCTGGTATCGTATGCCATCGGTGCCTTACTGGGCGCTGCTTTTCTGAATACTTTGCCCGAAGCGCTTGAACATTCGGACGATCCAAAGCAAATAACGCTCATCGTATTGCTCGGTATTTTGGTGTTTTTTATCCTGGAAAAGCTGGTGCTATGGCGTCATTGCCATTTGGAAGATTGCGAGGCGCATGACCTGTCACACGCGCCGGTAGCTGCGGTTTCATCCGCTGCCGGTCACCACGGACACGATCATGATCATGGACGCAGCGGTATGATGGTGATTGTCGGGGATACTTTCCATAATTTTGTCGATGGCATCTTGATCGCCGCTGCCTTCATGGTGGATGTGCAGTTGGGAATCGTGACATCGATTGCGATTATCGCCCATGAAATCCCGCAGGAAGCGGGTGATTTTATTATTCTGTTGAATTCAGGCTATACGCGCCGCATGGCATTTCTAATGAACCTGCTATCCAGTTTTGCCACGCTCGTGGGCGGTGTGCTGGCTTATTTCATGTTGCATAATATGAATTTTCTGGTGCAACCGTTACTGGCGATCGCTTCGGCGAGCATGATTTATGTGGCGATGTCGGATCTGATTCCCGGTTTGCATAAACGCCCGGAGATTCATGCGACCATCCAACAGGTGACATTGATTTTACTGGGCATCGCTTCGATCTGGATCATGGGAGGATTTTTTCCGCATGATTGA
- the acpP gene encoding acyl carrier protein gives MENIEQRIKKIVAEQLGVNEAEVKNESSFVNDLGADSLDTVELVMALEEEFECEIPDEQAEKINTVQEAIDYVTANTSAS, from the coding sequence ATGGAAAATATTGAGCAGCGTATTAAAAAAATTGTAGCTGAACAACTTGGTGTTAATGAAGCAGAAGTCAAAAATGAATCATCTTTCGTCAACGACCTGGGAGCAGATTCGCTCGATACGGTTGAACTGGTTATGGCATTGGAAGAAGAATTCGAATGTGAAATCCCAGATGAGCAAGCTGAAAAAATAAATACCGTCCAGGAAGCGATTGATTACGTCACCGCCAATACCAGCGCCAGTTAG
- a CDS encoding DUF4019 domain-containing protein encodes MKRFIMLLLLLFCTNTGYAQEDKNILEKTESSARAWLKLVDSGDYKDSWENTSPLFKGKTSEGAWIKSITAIRAPRGAITARYIATAGATKSLSGFPDGEYVVLQFYTTFGENGLALETITLAKAKDDTWQIADYEAK; translated from the coding sequence ATGAAACGATTCATAATGCTGTTATTGCTGCTTTTTTGTACCAATACGGGGTATGCGCAAGAGGACAAAAATATTCTCGAAAAAACTGAAAGCAGCGCACGCGCATGGTTAAAGCTAGTGGACAGCGGTGATTATAAAGATAGCTGGGAGAACACATCGCCGCTATTCAAGGGGAAAACTTCCGAAGGCGCATGGATTAAATCGATCACTGCGATCAGAGCGCCGCGTGGCGCAATAACCGCGCGTTATATTGCAACTGCGGGTGCGACCAAGTCGCTATCGGGATTTCCCGACGGAGAGTATGTTGTGCTGCAGTTTTACACTACTTTCGGGGAGAATGGTCTGGCATTAGAGACCATTACGCTGGCAAAAGCAAAAGATGATACCTGGCAAATTGCCGACTATGAGGCCAAATAA
- the fabG gene encoding 3-oxoacyl-ACP reductase FabG, translating to MVLENKITLITGASRGIGQAIAIKLGQSGAVVIGTATTENGVSAINQYLEKSGIKGMGIALNVNDAEQINHALQTIREKFGEVEILVNNAGITRDNLLVRMKDEEWDDILETDLKSVFRLSRAVLRAMMKARYGRIINISSVVGAMGNLGQANYAAAKAGMFGFSKSLAREVGSRNITVNCVAPGFIDTDMTRALADEFQQSLIQHVPLGRLGRPEEVASAVAFLASSAAGYITGTTLHVNGGMYMD from the coding sequence ATGGTTTTGGAAAATAAGATAACGTTGATCACGGGCGCCAGCCGGGGTATCGGGCAAGCCATCGCAATCAAATTGGGGCAATCGGGCGCTGTCGTGATCGGAACCGCAACCACGGAAAACGGTGTCAGCGCGATTAATCAATATTTGGAAAAATCCGGTATCAAAGGAATGGGGATTGCTTTAAACGTCAACGATGCCGAGCAAATCAATCACGCCCTCCAAACCATACGGGAAAAATTCGGTGAAGTGGAAATACTGGTCAATAACGCCGGCATCACACGGGACAATTTATTGGTGCGCATGAAAGACGAGGAATGGGACGATATATTGGAAACCGATTTGAAATCAGTATTCCGGTTAAGCCGCGCAGTTCTCCGCGCCATGATGAAAGCCCGTTACGGCCGCATTATCAACATTTCCTCTGTTGTCGGCGCGATGGGCAATTTGGGGCAAGCCAATTATGCCGCCGCAAAAGCGGGGATGTTCGGATTCAGTAAATCATTGGCGCGTGAAGTGGGCAGCCGCAACATTACTGTCAATTGCGTTGCTCCCGGTTTCATCGATACCGACATGACCCGCGCGCTGGCTGATGAATTCCAGCAGAGCTTGATTCAACACGTTCCACTGGGGCGATTAGGCCGTCCGGAAGAAGTTGCTTCAGCCGTTGCTTTTCTGGCATCGTCCGCCGCAGGCTATATCACAGGCACGACACTGCACGTGAACGGCGGCATGTATATGGATTAA
- a CDS encoding beta-ketoacyl-ACP synthase III, giving the protein MYSRITGTGSYLPEKILTNLDLERMVDTSDEWIRTRTGITQRHIAGEGQVASDLALYACQNAMQAAGVTGQDIDLIIVATTTPDMIFPSTACILQNKLGIENCPAFDVQAVCSGFVYALATADMFVSSGKCRNALVVGSEIYSKIMDWNDRSTCVLFGDGAGAVVLSQSDQPGILSTHLHASGSHSNILSAPGSISGGKVQGTPYINMEGNAVFKFAVKVLEEVVQEAVAKNNLQSTDIDWLIPHQANIRIIQSTARKLGLPMDKVVVAVDKHGNTSAASIPLALDMAVRDGRIQRDQLVLLEGVGGGFTWGAVLLRW; this is encoded by the coding sequence ATGTATTCAAGAATCACTGGAACAGGCAGTTATTTACCGGAGAAAATTCTCACTAATCTTGATCTGGAACGCATGGTGGATACCAGCGATGAGTGGATCCGCACGCGCACCGGCATCACGCAGCGGCATATTGCCGGAGAAGGTCAAGTGGCCAGCGATCTGGCGCTGTATGCGTGTCAGAATGCCATGCAGGCTGCCGGTGTAACCGGTCAGGACATCGATCTCATTATCGTCGCCACAACCACACCGGACATGATTTTCCCGAGTACCGCCTGTATTTTGCAAAACAAGCTGGGCATCGAAAATTGCCCGGCTTTTGATGTGCAGGCCGTTTGTAGCGGCTTTGTTTATGCGCTCGCCACAGCCGATATGTTTGTCAGTTCCGGCAAATGCCGCAATGCACTCGTGGTCGGCAGTGAAATCTACTCAAAAATAATGGATTGGAATGACCGCAGCACCTGTGTTTTATTCGGTGACGGTGCGGGTGCCGTGGTGCTTTCGCAAAGCGATCAGCCCGGCATATTATCGACGCATCTGCACGCCAGCGGCAGCCATAGCAACATTCTTTCCGCACCGGGAAGCATCAGCGGGGGAAAAGTACAAGGCACGCCTTATATCAACATGGAAGGCAATGCTGTATTCAAATTCGCCGTCAAAGTGCTGGAAGAAGTCGTACAGGAAGCGGTGGCAAAAAACAATTTGCAATCCACCGATATCGATTGGCTGATTCCGCATCAGGCGAATATCCGGATTATTCAATCAACCGCCAGAAAACTTGGATTGCCGATGGACAAAGTGGTTGTAGCCGTGGACAAGCACGGCAACACCTCCGCCGCTTCCATCCCGCTCGCACTGGACATGGCTGTGCGTGACGGACGTATTCAGCGCGATCAATTGGTTTTACTGGAAGGTGTCGGCGGTGGTTTTACATGGGGAGCAGTCTTACTGCGTTGGTGA
- the mltG gene encoding endolytic transglycosylase MltG, giving the protein MHTLKRLLFYAFFATLLLIGWFYLHVHSSITLPVKPYEFSIRHGSNLKQTAQQLADAGVIHTKWSLILLARYLNLESAIKAGDYLLTENITQIALLNYLTKGDAKQHEIRILEGSTFAQLRKTLNENPAIQNHTAGLSDPEILRLIGAAESAAEGLFFPDTYFFVRDSSDIDILQRAYRTMQNHLQTSWESRAGSLPLASPYEALILASIIEKETGLESDRAEIAGVFINRLRKGMRLQTDPTIIYGMGEQFNGNLRKQDLLADQEYNTYTRAGLPPTPIALPSLASIRAAVNPAETDALYFVAKGNGESQFSTNLADHNKAVNKYQKPQK; this is encoded by the coding sequence ATGCACACGCTAAAACGCCTCCTGTTCTACGCGTTTTTCGCAACCCTCCTGCTTATCGGATGGTTTTATCTTCATGTTCATTCCAGTATCACGCTACCGGTCAAGCCGTATGAATTTTCTATCCGGCATGGCAGCAACCTGAAACAAACCGCCCAGCAGTTGGCCGATGCCGGTGTCATCCACACCAAATGGTCACTAATTCTATTGGCGCGTTACCTGAACCTGGAATCCGCCATCAAGGCCGGAGACTATCTGCTGACCGAGAATATCACCCAGATCGCGCTGTTAAACTATCTGACCAAGGGCGATGCCAAGCAGCATGAAATCAGAATTCTTGAAGGTTCGACGTTTGCGCAGCTGCGAAAAACCTTAAATGAAAATCCGGCCATACAAAATCATACAGCCGGACTCAGCGACCCGGAAATTTTACGCTTGATCGGAGCGGCTGAAAGTGCTGCCGAAGGATTATTCTTCCCCGATACCTATTTTTTTGTGCGCGACAGCAGCGATATCGACATCTTGCAGCGCGCCTACCGCACCATGCAGAATCACCTGCAAACCAGCTGGGAATCACGCGCCGGATCTTTGCCGCTAGCCTCACCTTACGAAGCGCTCATTCTTGCTTCGATTATTGAAAAAGAAACCGGTCTGGAGAGTGATCGCGCTGAAATAGCCGGTGTATTTATCAACCGGCTACGCAAAGGAATGCGGTTACAGACAGATCCCACCATCATCTATGGCATGGGCGAACAGTTTAACGGTAATTTGCGCAAACAAGATCTGCTTGCGGATCAGGAATACAACACATATACTCGCGCAGGTTTGCCGCCCACCCCGATTGCCCTGCCCAGCCTCGCTTCCATTCGTGCGGCAGTGAATCCGGCTGAAACGGATGCGCTGTATTTCGTGGCCAAAGGTAATGGGGAATCTCAATTCTCCACTAACCTGGCAGACCATAATAAAGCGGTAAATAAATACCAGAAGCCACAAAAATAA
- the pgeF gene encoding peptidoglycan editing factor PgeF has protein sequence MNDWIIPDWPAPANVKALFTTRNGGVSRGENDVYASLNLGAHVNDDVTHVTHNRALLRRHLPSEPKWLKQVHGTSPVWIDHAAAATPEGDAVLSRKSGTVCAVMVADCLPVFLCDTAGTTVGIVHAGWRGLAGGIIEQSIAAMQVDHGKLMAWLGPAIGPDHFEVGKDVYDTFVRHDAQAGQAFGPKDSQHEKKWLADIFLLARQRLISAGVTEIYGGDVCTYSDPARFFSYRRDGDTGRMAALIWLA, from the coding sequence ATGAACGATTGGATAATCCCGGATTGGCCGGCGCCAGCCAATGTGAAAGCGTTGTTCACAACCCGTAATGGCGGTGTCAGCCGTGGCGAGAATGACGTCTACGCTTCGCTGAATTTAGGGGCGCATGTCAATGATGATGTCACGCATGTGACGCACAATCGCGCTTTACTGCGCCGCCATTTGCCGAGTGAGCCGAAATGGTTGAAACAAGTACACGGTACCTCACCGGTCTGGATCGATCATGCAGCAGCGGCAACGCCGGAGGGCGATGCCGTTCTCAGCCGCAAGTCAGGCACTGTGTGCGCTGTCATGGTGGCGGATTGCTTGCCGGTGTTTCTTTGCGACACGGCAGGAACCACGGTGGGTATTGTGCATGCCGGATGGCGTGGTCTGGCGGGCGGAATCATCGAGCAATCCATTGCCGCAATGCAGGTGGATCACGGCAAACTGATGGCTTGGCTGGGTCCGGCAATCGGACCGGATCATTTTGAGGTCGGCAAGGATGTTTATGACACTTTTGTGCGGCATGACGCGCAAGCGGGGCAAGCCTTTGGGCCCAAAGACAGTCAGCATGAAAAAAAATGGCTGGCGGATATTTTTCTGTTGGCGCGGCAGCGGCTGATTAGTGCGGGTGTCACGGAAATTTATGGCGGTGATGTTTGCACTTATAGCGACCCCGCGCGTTTTTTTTCTTACCGCCGCGATGGTGATACCGGCCGCATGGCGGCCTTGATCTGGCTGGCGTAA
- a CDS encoding glycosyltransferase family 39 protein: MTQFSIVVPTLNEAGNIDLLLTRLSALNFAPDSFEVIFVDDGSTDGTPDKVRAWRNQSNVHLIERREKPDLTAAILTGIAAAKSDVIVVMDANLSHPPEQLPAIVTPVLNGNCDVVIGSRYVAGGSTENWPLYRQLLSRAGSWIARPLCDVNDATSGFFAFRRELAASISNHTRGYKILLELLMVNQGKLRVMEVPICFRDRAQGSFKLSLSHQQAYVQRLITLAGGTATLNTAGRFAAVGLFGALIDAVVFQWMISRDAGLALAHFISFFVAAVTNYTFNSKWSFREHHAGYLKWHQFGRFLTVGALALLLRGGVLALLVYVWHIPPLLAIFPAIVATAAVNYLGSAFYVFPSEKDLPSLDIRWRTAAIGIVLFAILLRLVYFGLAQLIPDETYYWQYAHHMDLSFYDHPPMVAWLIWFGTAIVGHNEFGVRIGALLCGSITLGYLYALAQNLYDKSTAMRTLLLLAILPLGFGSGLLMTPDAPLVAAWAATLYYMERTLVAGQRTAWLGMGIAFGAGLLSKYTIGLLGIAALVFFILDPTARRWMKRSHPYLAALLALLLFSPVIIWNYENDWASFAFQSNQLLADDHEFAVHFLIFHILVLLTPIGFAAALLALFSNKPSGDRPFERRRQLFVQIFTGVPLCIFFAISTFETPRVHWTGPIWLAVLPAIAWMIGQTDQVSAFARRIQASWRLTIISCIFVYAFVLHYVVLGIPGVPYHMFTEHYFWRETAGEIKQIAAEVRHQTGQEPIIVGMSKWSVASALYFYTHGDDPLDIRSRNMFGDSGAMYEYWLPSQEAADRPIIQVGMKRRHLEKTRKKNDINHMLNHPGPIEYRVIERYGTPVRRVYYRISQGFKGVS; the protein is encoded by the coding sequence ATGACTCAATTTTCGATTGTAGTGCCCACATTGAATGAAGCCGGGAATATTGATTTACTGCTAACTCGTTTATCCGCACTTAACTTTGCCCCGGATAGCTTTGAAGTAATTTTCGTTGACGACGGTTCTACCGATGGCACACCGGACAAAGTGCGCGCGTGGAGAAATCAGTCTAACGTTCATCTCATTGAACGGCGCGAGAAACCCGATCTGACTGCCGCGATTCTCACCGGCATAGCCGCAGCCAAAAGTGATGTCATTGTCGTCATGGATGCCAATCTGAGCCACCCGCCGGAACAGTTACCGGCAATTGTTACGCCGGTTCTGAACGGAAACTGCGATGTCGTGATCGGCAGCCGCTACGTGGCAGGCGGTAGCACGGAAAACTGGCCGCTGTATCGGCAATTATTATCTCGTGCTGGCAGCTGGATAGCCCGCCCGCTGTGCGATGTGAACGATGCCACCTCGGGTTTCTTTGCCTTCCGCCGTGAATTGGCTGCCAGCATTTCCAACCATACGCGCGGTTACAAAATCCTGCTCGAATTGCTCATGGTCAATCAAGGGAAATTGCGCGTCATGGAGGTGCCGATTTGTTTTCGCGACCGCGCGCAGGGCTCTTTCAAATTATCATTGTCGCACCAGCAAGCCTATGTTCAACGTCTGATCACTTTGGCGGGCGGCACAGCTACACTGAATACCGCCGGACGTTTCGCCGCGGTTGGATTATTCGGCGCACTGATCGATGCCGTCGTTTTTCAGTGGATGATCAGCCGTGACGCCGGACTCGCGCTGGCTCACTTCATCAGTTTCTTCGTCGCTGCGGTCACCAACTATACGTTCAATTCAAAGTGGTCATTTCGCGAACATCATGCGGGTTATCTCAAATGGCATCAATTCGGCCGTTTTCTGACCGTCGGCGCGCTTGCATTATTACTACGCGGCGGTGTCCTGGCCCTGCTGGTTTATGTGTGGCATATACCGCCTTTACTGGCCATATTTCCCGCTATCGTGGCCACTGCGGCGGTCAATTATCTGGGCTCGGCCTTTTATGTATTCCCCAGCGAAAAAGATTTGCCCTCGCTGGATATACGCTGGCGCACCGCGGCGATCGGCATCGTACTGTTTGCCATATTGTTGCGCCTGGTTTATTTCGGCCTGGCACAGCTCATACCGGATGAAACGTATTACTGGCAGTATGCGCACCACATGGACCTAAGCTTCTATGACCACCCGCCCATGGTGGCGTGGTTAATCTGGTTCGGCACCGCTATCGTTGGTCATAATGAATTTGGTGTACGCATCGGCGCACTGCTGTGCGGTTCGATCACCTTGGGATATTTGTACGCGCTGGCACAGAATCTGTACGACAAATCCACCGCGATGCGCACATTATTATTGCTGGCCATTCTGCCGCTGGGATTTGGTTCCGGTCTGCTCATGACACCTGACGCACCGTTGGTCGCCGCCTGGGCTGCCACGCTGTACTACATGGAACGCACGCTGGTTGCTGGTCAACGCACGGCTTGGCTGGGCATGGGAATCGCTTTCGGCGCCGGATTATTATCCAAATATACGATCGGATTACTGGGTATCGCGGCGCTGGTGTTTTTCATCCTGGATCCAACAGCGCGGCGCTGGATGAAACGTTCCCATCCTTATCTGGCGGCATTGCTGGCGTTATTACTTTTTTCACCGGTCATTATCTGGAATTATGAGAATGACTGGGCATCGTTTGCCTTTCAATCGAACCAGCTGCTGGCGGATGACCATGAATTCGCCGTGCATTTTTTAATTTTTCACATTTTGGTGTTACTTACCCCGATCGGCTTTGCTGCGGCGCTGCTCGCCTTGTTTTCGAATAAACCCTCCGGGGATCGGCCATTCGAACGCAGACGTCAGTTATTTGTACAGATCTTCACCGGCGTTCCGCTTTGTATTTTTTTCGCCATCAGCACTTTTGAAACACCGCGTGTTCATTGGACCGGACCGATTTGGCTCGCGGTTTTACCCGCCATCGCTTGGATGATCGGCCAAACAGATCAAGTCAGCGCCTTCGCCAGACGGATTCAAGCCAGCTGGCGATTGACCATCATCAGCTGCATTTTTGTCTATGCTTTCGTATTGCACTACGTGGTGCTGGGAATACCAGGTGTACCTTATCATATGTTCACGGAACATTATTTCTGGCGGGAGACGGCGGGTGAAATCAAGCAGATTGCCGCGGAAGTGAGGCACCAGACCGGTCAGGAACCGATTATTGTCGGCATGAGCAAATGGTCCGTTGCCAGCGCGTTATATTTTTATACGCACGGCGACGATCCATTGGATATCCGATCACGCAATATGTTTGGCGACAGCGGCGCCATGTACGAATACTGGCTGCCTTCGCAGGAAGCAGCTGACCGCCCTATCATTCAGGTGGGTATGAAACGCCGCCATTTGGAGAAAACCCGGAAAAAAAATGACATTAACCACATGCTGAATCACCCAGGCCCTATCGAGTACCGGGTCATCGAACGCTACGGCACACCGGTGCGGCGTGTTTATTACCGGATTTCCCAGGGATTCAAGGGAGTCAGCTGA
- the fabF gene encoding beta-ketoacyl-ACP synthase II codes for MSKRRVVVTGLGIVSPVGSTVSSAWEGIISGKSGITRITRFDASSFASQIAGEVKDFDIHQYLSVKEARRMDVFIHYGMAAAIQAVKDAGIDDISHLDAEKIGVNIGSGIGGLPMIENTDTAYHAGGPRKISPFFIPSTIINMIAGNLSIMYGYKGPNIAIVTACTTATHSIGYSARMIEYGDADVMVCGGAESCVTPLAIGGFAAAKALSGNNDNPETASRPWDVDRDGFVLGEGAGVLVLEELEHAKRRGAKIYAELAGFGMSADAFHMTAPCDDGEGAARCMTNALKNAGINTTEVDYINAHGTSTPLGDIAETIAVKRCFGEHSKKLAVSSTKSMTGHLLGAAGGVEAVFSVLALHQHIAPPTINLVNQDPQCDLDFIPNTARDMNIKVALSNSFGFGGTNGTLVFRSV; via the coding sequence TTGTCCAAACGCAGGGTAGTCGTTACCGGATTGGGTATTGTGTCGCCTGTAGGCAGCACAGTATCCAGCGCATGGGAGGGCATCATCTCAGGAAAATCCGGTATCACCCGGATAACCCGTTTTGATGCATCGAGTTTTGCTTCACAAATTGCAGGCGAAGTGAAAGATTTCGATATTCACCAATATCTTTCTGTAAAAGAAGCGCGCCGCATGGACGTTTTCATCCATTACGGCATGGCAGCCGCAATTCAAGCCGTCAAAGACGCGGGTATCGATGATATTTCCCATCTTGATGCGGAAAAAATCGGCGTCAATATCGGTTCCGGTATCGGCGGCTTGCCGATGATCGAAAATACCGATACAGCGTATCATGCAGGTGGACCGCGTAAAATCTCTCCATTCTTTATTCCCAGCACCATTATCAATATGATCGCGGGTAATTTATCCATCATGTATGGCTATAAAGGACCCAACATCGCAATCGTAACCGCTTGTACCACGGCCACACATAGCATCGGCTATTCAGCCCGCATGATTGAGTACGGCGATGCCGATGTCATGGTGTGCGGCGGCGCGGAATCCTGTGTAACGCCGCTGGCCATCGGCGGATTTGCAGCGGCAAAAGCATTATCTGGAAACAATGACAATCCGGAAACTGCCAGCCGTCCTTGGGATGTCGACCGCGATGGCTTTGTTCTGGGCGAAGGCGCGGGGGTTCTGGTACTGGAAGAACTGGAGCACGCCAAACGGCGCGGCGCAAAAATTTATGCGGAATTGGCCGGTTTTGGCATGAGCGCGGACGCATTCCATATGACCGCTCCTTGCGACGATGGCGAGGGTGCGGCACGCTGTATGACCAATGCGCTCAAGAATGCGGGCATTAATACTACGGAAGTCGATTACATCAATGCACACGGCACATCCACTCCATTGGGTGATATCGCCGAAACCATTGCAGTCAAACGCTGCTTCGGTGAACATAGCAAGAAACTGGCGGTTAGCTCAACGAAATCAATGACCGGGCACTTGCTCGGCGCGGCCGGTGGCGTGGAAGCGGTTTTCTCCGTACTTGCGCTCCATCAGCACATTGCACCGCCAACCATCAATCTGGTCAATCAGGATCCGCAGTGTGATCTGGATTTCATTCCCAATACCGCGCGAGACATGAATATCAAGGTTGCGCTATCCAATTCCTTCGGGTTTGGAGGGACTAACGGAACACTCGTTTTCCGTAGCGTATAA